In Fusarium oxysporum Fo47 chromosome IX, complete sequence, the following proteins share a genomic window:
- a CDS encoding uncharacterized protein (eukaryotic protein of unknown function-domain containing protein): MATSKASPLAFMDVLSPAVSYFRPAESTPTTPKTTTSGDPPFIIILSWSEARDIHIAKYISQYRELYLASAILLFRASTKLYIQPALRRRLFEPALPILQSVNNGQEDAPSFLIHIFSNGGVSSAATLWEMWETSLGGKPIPRHAVVMDSCPGYFHWKRDHHVLSTGFPPFLSPLVWVFLGFAWVYYKLWLGVEPHTAYASALNTPERISRETMRAYLYGDADLSVGWEDVESHAQQAKDNGAVVRTEKFAGGAHVAHVRVDADRYWKAAQETWQGKEF; encoded by the coding sequence ATGGCAACCTCCAAGGCATCACCATTGGCTTTCATGGATGTTCTTAGTCCAGCCGTATCATATTTTCGGCCCGCTgaatcaacaccaacgacTCCCAAAACCACAACTTCTGGTGATCCTCCATTCATTATCATTCTTTCTTGGTCGGAAGCTCGCGATATTCATATAGCAAAGTACATCTCTCAGTATCGCGAGCTCTACCTAGCATCTGCCATACTCCTCTTCCGCGCTTCTACCAAGCTATATATTCAACCAGCTCTACGACGTCGTCTATTCGAGCCAGCTTTACCAATTCTGCAGTCTGTCAATAACGGACAAGAAGATGCACCCAGCTTTCTCATCCATATCTTTTCCAATGGTGGTGTCAGTTCTGCTGCCACGCTTTGGGAGATGTGGGAAACTTCACTAGGCGGTAAACCAATTCCGCGACATGCTGTCGTGATGGACTCATGTCCCGGATACTTCCACTGGAAACGAGATCACCATGTCCTCTCAACCGGATTCCCACCATTTTTGTCTCCCCTCGTCTGGGTGTTTCTGGGTTTTGCATGGGTCTACTACAAACTATGGTTAGGTGTGGAACCGCATACTGCCTATGCCTCGGCTCTCAATACGCCTGAGAGAATCAGCCGGGAGACTATGCGGGCATACCTTTACGGAGATGCAGACCTCTCAGTTGGTTGGGAGGATGTTGAATCACATGCTCAACAAGCAAAGGACAATGGCGCTGTTGTTAGAACAGAGAAGTTTGCTGGAGGTGCCCATGTCGCTCATGTCagagttgatgctgataGATACTGGAAGGCTGCTCAAGAGACTTGGCAAGGGAAAGAGTTTTAG
- a CDS encoding uncharacterized protein (expressed protein), whose protein sequence is MNSGDQMMKEIRSPGCMMKILRRMMKESGTSGQFRTPRRMALTGYRLLTPFLLAEMPIQLTIRLKEMPTQLMMRLKEMSLKEVRLKEMPTQLIMRLTEIPIKPMMRLHHTRAPTSQKRGSIL, encoded by the coding sequence ATGAATTCTGGGGAccagatgatgaaggaaatCCGGAGCCCTGGGTGTATGATGAAAATCCTGAGGCGCATGATGAAAGAATCCGGAACCTCTGGGCAGTTCCGTACCCCCAGACGCATGGCCTTAACAGGTTACCGGCTACTTACCCCGTTCCTCCTGGCGGAGATGCCCATCCAGCTGACAATCCGCCTGAAGGAGATGCCGACCCAGTTGATGATGCGCCTGAAGGAGATGAGCCTGAAGGAGGTGCGCCTGAAGGAGATGCCCACCCAGTTGATAATGCGCCTGACAGAGATACCCATCAAGCCGATGATGCGCCTGCACCACACCAGAGCCCCGACGAGCCAGAAGAGGGGCTCAATATTATGA
- a CDS encoding aspartic peptidase domain-containing protein, which yields MRSLHFIFILLAIITCPAIAAVAANEVAQAHWDISTSLNGFSFERAKPISAKTIDRTGVRMSRLKSLKHKTDSYPRSALSHLTRTHFATAGKGTVPHQNISAVGSFSTAYAIQCTWDDAPVWLIFDTGSSDTWAAKTGFTCEDASGNVRKAQSPCSFGQPHIKSFLHDISEVYFHRRYGSGEDVSGPMGVSDIACGGILVPKQQVGLASRAYWRGDNTTVGILGLAYPSLTSAYLGDPNDTSDESEWNNYPYSPWFTTAISKGVVDPVFSVSIERNTSDGVLAWGGLPPMPWGPKSFAATDLVIVIEREKTGWEPSFYTIIPDGLQWGSTTDTAKYPYIVDTGTTMMHIPPPLKALTEAIAKAFQPPATWMFEWSAYFVDCNAIPPHFAVIIKGVRFWINPADLIYQDFTEPVTGKCAIAISTGGSGPYILGDLFLQNVVAVFDVGGAEMRFYSK from the exons ATGAGATCGCTTCACTTTATCTTCATtctcctcgccatcatcacatGCCCTGCTATTGCGGCCGTGGCTGCCAATGAGGTTGCTCAGGCACACTGGGATATTTCAACTTCACTCAACGGCTTCTCCTTTGAACGAGCCAAGCCTATCTCTGCCAAGACTATTGACCGCACCGGTGTTCGAATGTCACGactcaagagcctcaagcACAAGACTGACTCCTATCCGAGATCTGCTCTCTCCCATCTCACACGAACTCATTTCGCAACAGCCGGAAAGGGTACCGTCCCTCACCAAAACATTTCTGCTGTCGGGAGCTTCTCCACTGCGTATGCCATTCAGTGCACCTGGGACGACGCCCCCGTTTGGCTCATCTTCGACACTGGAAGCTCTGATACTTGGGCCGCCAAGACTGGATTCACCTGTGAGGATGCATCCGGTAACGTGAGGAAAGCCCAATCTCCATGCAGTTTCGGTCAACCTCATATCAAGAGCTTCCTTCACGATATCTCTGAAGTCTACTTTCATCGCCGTTATGGTTCTGGAGAGGATGTATCAGGGCCCATGGGAGTCTCTGATATCGCTTGCGGTGGCATTTTGGTCCCCAAACAGCAAGTTGGCTTGGCCAGTAGAGCCTATTGGCGTGGCGACAACACCACTGTTGGTATTCTAGGCCTTGCCTATCCGTCTCTAACAAGCGCCTATCTCGGTGACCCTAACGACACATCCGATGAATCTGAATGGAACAATTACCCTTACTCGCCTTGGTTCACCACAGCTATCTCAAAGGGCGTGGTCGATCCTGTCTTCAGCGTCTCTATCGAAAGAAACACCAGTGATGGTGTCCTGGCCTGGGGTGGCCTTCCTCCTATGCCATGGGGACCCAAGTCATTCGCAGCAACAGATCTCGTCATTGTCA TTGAGCGAGAGAAGACTGGCTGGGAACCCTCTTTCTACACCATCATTCCTGATGGCTTACAATGGGGAAGCACAACAGACACGGCAAAATACCCCTACATCGTTGACACTGGGACCACAATGATGCATATTCCTCCTC CCCTAAAAGCACTGactgaagccatcgccaaagccTTCCAACCCCCAGCCACATGGATGTTTGAGTGGAGTGCCTACTTTGTCGATTGCAATGCCATCCCTCCTCATTTTGCGGTCATCATCAAAGGGGTCCGGTTCTGGATCAACCCAGCTGATCTGATCTATCAAGATTTCACCGAACCGGTGACTGGAAAATGTGCAATTGCAATTTCGACGGGAGGATCTGGGCCATATATTTTGGGAGACCTGTTCTTACAGAACGTTGTGGCTGTCTTCGATGTGGGTGGCGCAGAGATGCGCTTCTACTCCAAATAG
- a CDS encoding P-loop containing nucleoside triphosphate hydrolase protein, with amino-acid sequence MDFAGSKKRKFKDANGVKASKERKSVTVPEKKSKKVKRAEPEPREEPEDDSSNEEEALKEDGDESDEADEDAEDSKPGEENEAEDAEDKAEDNTDLPDGGKLTLPPVAGAESQSFAELNLSEKTMKAINEMKFTKMTEIQRRGIPPSLAGRDVLGAAKTGSGKTLAFLIPVIEMLSSLRFKPRNGTGVIVVSPTRELALQIFGVARELMAHHSQTYGIVIGGANRRAEADKLAKGVNLLIATPGRLLDHLQNTPFVFKNLKSLVIDEADRILEIGFEDEMRQIIKILPKEDRQTMLFSATQTTKVEDLARISLRPGPLYINVDEEKQYSTVEGLEQGYVICDAEKRFNLLFSFLKRNLKKKIIVFFSSCACVKYHAELLNYIDIPVLDLHGKQKQQKRTNTFFEFCNAKQGTLICTDVAARGLDIPSVDWIVQFDPPDDPRDYIHRVGRTARGSNTKGRSLLILQPNEVGFLSHLKAARVPVVEYDFPKIINIQSQLEKLISSNYYLNKSAKDGYRSYLHAYASHSLRSVFDINKLDLAKVAKSFGFTVPPRVDITLGASMSKDKKHQGRRAYGSQPRQGQGNKFTR; translated from the exons ATGGATTTCGCCGGCAGCAAGAAACGCAAGTTCAAGGACGCCAATGGCGTCAAGGCTTCAAAGGAGAGGAAGTCTGTTACCGTTCCCGaaaagaagtcaaagaaaGTCAAGCGCGCCGAACCCGAGCCCCGCGAAGAGCCCGAAGACGATTCTTCcaacgaggaggaggctctgAAGGAGGACGGAGACGAGAGCGACGAGGCCGATGAGGATGCTGAAGACTCCAAGCCCGGAGAGGAAAACGAAGCGGAGGATGCCGAGGACAAGGCCGAGGACAACACAGATCTGCCTGATGGCGGAAAGCTCACATTACCTCCAGTTGCTGGAGCTGAGTCGCAATCCTTTGCGGAGCTGAATCTTTCCGAGAAGACCATGAAGGCCATCAATGAGATGAAGTTCACCAAGATGACTGAGATCCAGAGGAGAGGTATTCCTCCCTCACTGGCTGGTCGCGATGTTCTTGGTGCTGCCAAGACTGGTTCTGGAAAGACTCTGGCCTTCCTTATTCCTGTCATTGAGATGTTGAGCTCTCTGCGATTCAAGCCTCGCAACGGCACTGGTGTCATTGTTGTTTCCCCAACCCGCGAGTTGGCCCTCCAGATCTTTGGTGTTGCCCGAGAACTCATGGCCCACCACTCACAAACTTACGGTATTGTCATCGGAGGCGCAAACCGTCGCGCTGAGGCCGACAAGCTCGCCAAGGGTGTTAACCTACTTATTGCCACCCCTGGACGTCTGCTCGACCATCTGCAAAACACACCTTTCGTTTTCAAGAACCTGAAGTCCCTTGTTATTGATGAGGCGGATCGAATTCTTGAAATTGGTTTCGAGGACGAAATGCGACAGATTATCAAGATTCTCCCTAAGGAGGACCGACAGACGATGCTTTTCTCTGCTACTCAAACAACCAAGGTTGAGGATCTTGCCCGTATCTCGCTGCGTCCTGGTCCTCTGTACATCAACGtcgatgaggagaagcagTACAGTACTGTGGAGGGCCTGGAGCAGGGTTACGTTATCTGCGATGCCGAGAAGCGATtcaatcttctcttctcattCCTCAAGCGcaacctcaagaagaagatcattgTCTTCTTCAGTAGTTGTGCTTGTGTGAAATACCACGCCGAACTCCTCAACTATATCGATATTCctgttcttgatctccaCGGCAAAcagaagcagcagaagcGAACCAACACCTTTTTCGAGTTCTGCAATGCCAAGCAGGGTACTCTGATCTGCACTGACGTTGCCGCTCGTGGTCTCGAT ATTCCTTCCGTTGACTGGATTGTCCAATTCGATCCTCCGGATGACCCCCGCGACTACATTCACCGTGTCGGTCGAACTGCCCGAGGCAGCAACACCAAGGGCCGATCTCTTCTGATCCTTCAGCCCAACGAGGTTGGCTTTTTGTCGCACCTCAAGGCCGCCCGTGTTCCCGTCGTGGAATATGATTTCcccaagatcatcaacattCAGTCTCAactcgagaagctcatcagTTCAAACTACTACTTGAACAAGAGTGCCAAGGATGGTTACCGCAGCTACCTTCACGCTTACGCCTCTCACTCGCTGCGCAGTGTttttgatatcaacaagctgGATCTGGCCAAGGTCGCCAAAAGCTTCGGCTTCACAGTACCACCTCGTGTTGACATCACCCTCGGTGCTAGCATGAGTAAGGACAAGAAGCATCAGGGACGCAGAGCATACGGTAGTCAGCCACGACAGGGCCAGGGTAACAAGTTCACCAGGTAG